Proteins encoded in a region of the Quercus lobata isolate SW786 chromosome 8, ValleyOak3.0 Primary Assembly, whole genome shotgun sequence genome:
- the LOC115956718 gene encoding probable serine/threonine-protein kinase WNK7 isoform X1, which translates to MSWTMVELDPEYTEKDPTGRYVRYNEILGKGAFKTVFKAFDEVDGIEVAWNQVRIDDVLQSPEDLEKLYSEVHLLKSLKHDNIVKFCNSWVDDKKKTVNMITELFTSGNLRQYRKKHKNVDMKAIKNWARQILRGLVYLHSHNPPIIHRDIKCDNIFVNGNHGEVKIGDLGLAIVMQQPTARSVIGTPEFMAPELYEEEYNELVDIYSFGMCMLEMVTFDYPYSECKNPAQIYKKVTSGIKPASLSKVSDYQIKEFIEKCLVPASERSSAKELLQDQFLQVENSKEPIRDPLQLPDPSPRANGLLKSSPLSMDIDTDYKQQSLSACTESINGSNHCPILEFQRTNMNNEFRLKGKKNDDNSVSLTLRIADFYGRVRNIHFLFYLDTDTALSVASEMVEQLDLADHDVEFIAELIDYLIMKLLPGWKPSSDYSSSGVVTPSDVSPVFGEEKTVMASPWDSMLIPSGLEVVQDVFSSLNTSPQEGGVQAEEGSVCNNPDNSVCHGECNSSPNLANFENQHSQASIASEILVEDASTKTDKAAEFVDCNIKGSCKGLSGSFPELELGDACYDVFRLQQIDSNDSEDIMNEFAKNSELSMPVQSGVSNVMSLTSSCSSLSLADKDIDIALKLELEAIDSQYQHWFQELSRMREETLEATKRRWIAKKKLAGQ; encoded by the exons ATGTCTTGGACAATGGTCGAGCTCGATCCTGAATACACAGAGAAAGATCCAACCGGTCGATATGTTCGG TACAATGAAATCTTGGGCAAGGGTGCTTTCAAGACTGT TTTTAAGGCGTTTGATGAAGTTGATGGAATAGAAGTTGCTTGGAACCAAGTTAGGATAGATGATGTCTTGCAGTCACCAGAAGATTTAGAGAAATTGTATTCGGAAGTTCATCTGCTGAAATCGTTGAAACATGATAACATCGTCAAGTTCTGTAATTCCTGGGTGGATGATAAGAAGAAAACTGTCAACATGATAACCGAGCTCTTCACATCTGGGAATCTGAGGCA ATATCGGAAGAAGCATAAAAATGTTGATATGAAGGCAATAAAGAATTGGGCAAGGCAGATTCTCCGAGGTTTAGTCTATCTTCACAGTCACAATCCACCTATAATTCACAGGGACATAAAATGTGACAATATTTTTGTGAATGGAAATCATGGAGAGGTTAAGATTGGAGACCTTGGATTGGCAATTGTTATGCAGCAGCCTACTGCTCGAAGTGTGATTG GGACTCCTGAATTTATGGCTCCTGAGCTTTATGAAGAGGAATACAATGAACTTGTTGACATATATTCTTTTGGGATGTGCATGTTGGAGATGGTTACTTTTGATTACCCATACAGTGAATGCAAAAATCCTGCTCAAATCTATAAGAAGGTTACTTCT GGCATTAAACCTGCTTCACTTAGTAAGGTGAGTGATTACCAAATTAAGGAGTTCATTGAGAAGTGTCTGGTTCCTGCATCAGAGAGATCATCTGCAAAGGAGCTCCTCCAAGACCAATTCCTTCAAGTTGAGAATTCAAAGGAGCCAATACGTGATCCCTTACAGTTACCTGACCCAAGTCCCAGAGCAAATGGTTTGCTTAAGTCTAGCCCTCTTTCCATGGACATAGATACTGACTATAAGCAGCAATCTTTAAGTGCATGTACAGAAAGCATCAATGGGAGTAATCACTGTCCAATTTTGGAATTTCAGAGGACGAATATGAACAATGAATTTAGattaaaagggaagaaaaatgaTGATAACTCAGTATCATTAACCTTGCGAATTGCTGACTTTTACG GCCGAGTGAGGAATATACACTTTCTCTTTTACCTTGATACTGATACTGCACTTTCGGTGGCCAGCGAGATGGTTGAACAACTGGATTTAGCAGATCATGATGTAGAATTCATAGCAGAGTTGATTGATTACTTGATAATGAAACTTCTACCTGGATGGAAGCCCTCGTCTGATTACTCCTCAAGTGGAGTAGTGACTCCCTCTGATGTTTCCCCAGtctttggagaagaaaaaacaGTAATGGCAAGTCCATGGGATTCAATGCTAATTCCATCTGGGTTGGAGGTTGTGCAAGATGTTTTCTCTAGTTTAAATACAAGCCCTCAAGAAGGTGGTGTACAGGCTGAAGAAGGTAGTGTATGCAATAACCCTGACAATTCTGTTTGCCATGGTGAATGTAATTCTTCTCCAAATTtagcaaattttgaaaatcaacatTCACAAGCATCAATTGCTTCAGAGATACTGGTAGAAGATGCTTCTACCAAAACTGATAAAGCAGCTGAATTTGTTGATTGCAACATTAAAGGAAGCTGCAAAGGCTTAAGTGGGTCTTTCCCTGAACTAGAGCTTGGGGATGCATGTTATGATGTCTTCAGATTGCAACAAATTGATAGCAACGATTCAGAAGACATCATGAATGAATTCGCAAAGAACTCAGAACTGTCAATGCCAGTTCAAAGTGGAGTATCAAATGTTATGAGCTTAACAAGCAGCTGTTCATCTTTGTCCTTAGCAGACAAAGATATTGATATCGCGCTTAAGTTGGAACTTGAAGCAATTGACTCACAGTATCAGCATTGGTTTCAGGAACTTTCTAGGATGAGGGAGGAAACATTGGAGGCTACCAAAAGGCGATGGATAGCAAAGAAGAAGCTGGCTGGCCAATGA
- the LOC115956718 gene encoding probable serine/threonine-protein kinase WNK4 isoform X2, whose translation MSWTMVELDPEYTEKDPTGRYVRYNEILGKGAFKTVFKAFDEVDGIEVAWNQVRIDDVLQSPEDLEKLYSEVHLLKSLKHDNIVKFCNSWVDDKKKTVNMITELFTSGNLRQYRKKHKNVDMKAIKNWARQILRGLVYLHSHNPPIIHRDIKCDNIFVNGNHGEVKIGDLGLAIVMQQPTARSVIGTPEFMAPELYEEEYNELVDIYSFGMCMLEMVTFDYPYSECKNPAQIYKKVTSGIKPASLSKVSDYQIKEFIEKCLVPASERSSAKELLQDQFLQVENSKEPIRDPLQLPDPSPRANGLLKSSPLSMDIDTDYKQQSLSACTESINGSNHCPILEFQRTNMNNEFRLKGKKNDDNSVSLTLRIADFYGRVRNIHFLFYLDTDTALSVASEMVEQLDLADHDVEFIAELIDYLIMKLLPGWKPSSDYSSSGVVTPSDVSPVFGEEKTVMASPWDSMLIPSGLEVVQDVFSSLNTSPQEGGVQAEEGTF comes from the exons ATGTCTTGGACAATGGTCGAGCTCGATCCTGAATACACAGAGAAAGATCCAACCGGTCGATATGTTCGG TACAATGAAATCTTGGGCAAGGGTGCTTTCAAGACTGT TTTTAAGGCGTTTGATGAAGTTGATGGAATAGAAGTTGCTTGGAACCAAGTTAGGATAGATGATGTCTTGCAGTCACCAGAAGATTTAGAGAAATTGTATTCGGAAGTTCATCTGCTGAAATCGTTGAAACATGATAACATCGTCAAGTTCTGTAATTCCTGGGTGGATGATAAGAAGAAAACTGTCAACATGATAACCGAGCTCTTCACATCTGGGAATCTGAGGCA ATATCGGAAGAAGCATAAAAATGTTGATATGAAGGCAATAAAGAATTGGGCAAGGCAGATTCTCCGAGGTTTAGTCTATCTTCACAGTCACAATCCACCTATAATTCACAGGGACATAAAATGTGACAATATTTTTGTGAATGGAAATCATGGAGAGGTTAAGATTGGAGACCTTGGATTGGCAATTGTTATGCAGCAGCCTACTGCTCGAAGTGTGATTG GGACTCCTGAATTTATGGCTCCTGAGCTTTATGAAGAGGAATACAATGAACTTGTTGACATATATTCTTTTGGGATGTGCATGTTGGAGATGGTTACTTTTGATTACCCATACAGTGAATGCAAAAATCCTGCTCAAATCTATAAGAAGGTTACTTCT GGCATTAAACCTGCTTCACTTAGTAAGGTGAGTGATTACCAAATTAAGGAGTTCATTGAGAAGTGTCTGGTTCCTGCATCAGAGAGATCATCTGCAAAGGAGCTCCTCCAAGACCAATTCCTTCAAGTTGAGAATTCAAAGGAGCCAATACGTGATCCCTTACAGTTACCTGACCCAAGTCCCAGAGCAAATGGTTTGCTTAAGTCTAGCCCTCTTTCCATGGACATAGATACTGACTATAAGCAGCAATCTTTAAGTGCATGTACAGAAAGCATCAATGGGAGTAATCACTGTCCAATTTTGGAATTTCAGAGGACGAATATGAACAATGAATTTAGattaaaagggaagaaaaatgaTGATAACTCAGTATCATTAACCTTGCGAATTGCTGACTTTTACG GCCGAGTGAGGAATATACACTTTCTCTTTTACCTTGATACTGATACTGCACTTTCGGTGGCCAGCGAGATGGTTGAACAACTGGATTTAGCAGATCATGATGTAGAATTCATAGCAGAGTTGATTGATTACTTGATAATGAAACTTCTACCTGGATGGAAGCCCTCGTCTGATTACTCCTCAAGTGGAGTAGTGACTCCCTCTGATGTTTCCCCAGtctttggagaagaaaaaacaGTAATGGCAAGTCCATGGGATTCAATGCTAATTCCATCTGGGTTGGAGGTTGTGCAAGATGTTTTCTCTAGTTTAAATACAAGCCCTCAAGAAGGTGGTGTACAGGCTGAAGAAG GAACTTTCTAG
- the LOC115954617 gene encoding DNA-directed RNA polymerase III subunit RPC10-like: protein MEFCPTCGTMLQYELPHMGRPSRFFCPTCPYVCYIENKVKIKKKMHLDKKDLEPVITDDDMKNASQTDATCPKCGHGRAAYVQFQTRSADEPATIFYTCMNETCRSTWRED from the exons ATGGAGTTTTGTCCTACTTGTGGGACTATGCTGCAATATGAGTTGCCCCATATGGGGCGCCCTTCCAGATTCTTCTGCCCGACATGTCCCTATGTATGCTACATAGAGAACAAG GttaagataaagaaaaagatgcaTTTGGATAAGAAGGATTTAGAACCTGTCATCACTGACGATGACATGAAGAATGCCTCTCAAACTGATG CAACATGCCCAAAATGTGGTCATGGAAGGGCTGCGTACGTACAATTTCAGACTAGATCAGCTGATGAGCCGGCAACAATATTCTATACGTGCATGAATGAGACTTGTAGAAGTACTTGGCGAGAGGACTAA